In Limibacillus sp., a genomic segment contains:
- a CDS encoding AEC family transporter has product MQAVINVVLPVFGIILAGYVTGRAGLLGEDSSRALNGFVFYVALPALFFISMARVDLSDPNLVPYMIAVGGGMVATFVLAVAIAKPVLKYGLGEVTMHGLSGVFANTGYMGIPLLLTAYGSEALLPGVIATVFNGAVVIGLGSAIMEINKSASRELWPVVKRAWRGLSHNPLVLSAVAGLIWGILSLPLPAPLVTFCELLADSVGPCALFAMGLFLVGRSVTRGALEVAWLTVLKLLIHPAITFVIAFWWLDLDPFWAACAVILAALPLGALTFVLAQQYQVYIQRAAAAILISTVVSVATLSALMAYLGVQ; this is encoded by the coding sequence ATGCAAGCCGTCATCAACGTTGTGCTGCCGGTCTTCGGGATCATTCTCGCAGGCTACGTGACGGGGCGCGCCGGCCTTTTGGGCGAGGACTCGAGCAGAGCGCTGAACGGCTTCGTCTTCTATGTCGCGCTGCCCGCGCTCTTCTTCATCTCCATGGCCCGCGTCGATCTCTCCGATCCGAACCTCGTGCCCTACATGATCGCGGTGGGCGGCGGGATGGTGGCGACCTTCGTGCTGGCCGTCGCCATCGCCAAACCCGTGCTGAAGTACGGCCTGGGCGAAGTCACGATGCACGGGCTTTCCGGCGTCTTCGCCAACACCGGCTACATGGGCATTCCCCTGCTGCTGACCGCTTACGGCAGCGAGGCCCTGCTGCCGGGCGTGATCGCGACGGTCTTCAACGGAGCCGTGGTGATCGGCCTCGGCTCGGCGATCATGGAGATCAACAAATCGGCGAGCCGCGAACTCTGGCCGGTGGTCAAGCGGGCCTGGCGCGGTCTGTCGCACAATCCCCTGGTGCTCTCCGCCGTCGCCGGGCTGATCTGGGGCATCCTCTCGCTGCCCTTGCCCGCGCCTCTGGTGACCTTCTGCGAGCTGCTGGCGGATTCCGTCGGGCCCTGCGCGCTCTTCGCCATGGGGCTTTTCCTGGTCGGGCGCTCGGTCACCCGCGGCGCCCTGGAGGTCGCCTGGCTGACGGTTCTGAAGCTGCTGATCCATCCGGCCATCACCTTCGTGATCGCCTTCTGGTGGCTCGATCTCGATCCCTTCTGGGCCGCCTGCGCGGTAATCCTCGCGGCGCTGCCGCTGGGCGCGCTGACCTTCGTTCTGGCCCAGCAGTATCAGGTCTACATTCAGCGTGCGGCGGCGGCGATCCTGATTTCCACCGTGGTCTCGGTGGCCACGCTCTCCGCGCTCATGGCCTATCTGGGCGTTCAGTAA
- a CDS encoding molybdenum cofactor biosynthesis protein MoaE, translating to MIRVQRDDFDLGAELAALTAGNPKIGGLCSFVGLVRDMAGGEQIGAMTLEHYPGMTEKMLERIEAEAKQRWPLEASLIIHRYGRLEPGEQIVLVATASPHREAAFEACHFLIDWLKTQAPFWKLEDKESGAEWVEARDSDDKAAQRWKK from the coding sequence ATGATTCGCGTCCAGCGCGACGACTTCGATCTTGGCGCCGAACTGGCGGCGCTCACCGCCGGGAACCCTAAGATCGGCGGGCTGTGCAGCTTTGTCGGGCTGGTGCGCGACATGGCCGGCGGCGAGCAGATCGGCGCCATGACGCTGGAGCACTACCCCGGCATGACCGAGAAGATGCTGGAGCGGATCGAGGCCGAGGCGAAGCAGCGCTGGCCCCTGGAGGCGAGCCTCATCATCCACCGCTACGGACGGCTGGAGCCGGGCGAGCAGATCGTGCTCGTCGCCACCGCCTCCCCGCACCGCGAAGCGGCCTTCGAGGCCTGCCACTTCCTGATCGACTGGCTGAAGACGCAAGCGCCCTTCTGGAAGCTGGAGGACAAGGAAAGCGGCGCGGAATGGGTCGAAGCCCGCGACAGCGACGACAAGGCCGCCCAGCGTTGGAAGAAGTAG
- a CDS encoding Spy/CpxP family protein refolding chaperone codes for MNKSRILWVVLIFSLLANVFLLGGALYTRHIMEGYRDGEPQVERIVEELDLTAPQQAKLQGVAKEMQAWRAERNERREEGSDETREEMFALLMVPEFDEARLRELLQVRHAERNERFVMMGREMHGFMQTLSAEQQAKALEMMRDRSFWRYIMGGRGRR; via the coding sequence ATGAACAAGAGCCGCATCCTCTGGGTCGTTCTGATCTTCTCCCTGCTCGCCAACGTCTTCCTTCTGGGCGGGGCGCTCTATACCCGTCACATCATGGAGGGCTACCGGGACGGCGAGCCGCAGGTCGAACGGATCGTCGAGGAGCTCGACTTGACCGCCCCGCAGCAGGCCAAGCTGCAAGGGGTCGCAAAGGAAATGCAGGCCTGGCGCGCGGAACGGAACGAGAGACGCGAGGAAGGCAGCGACGAGACCCGTGAGGAGATGTTTGCACTGCTCATGGTTCCCGAGTTCGACGAAGCGCGCCTTCGCGAGTTGCTGCAAGTCCGACACGCCGAACGCAACGAGCGTTTCGTCATGATGGGCCGCGAGATGCATGGCTTCATGCAGACGCTTAGCGCCGAACAACAGGCCAAGGCGCTGGAGATGATGCGCGACCGCAGCTTCTGGCGTTACATCATGGGCGGACGCGGCCGGCGTTGA
- the moaD gene encoding molybdopterin converting factor subunit 1 yields the protein MKILYFAWLRQKTGVGEEEVTLPDNVATVGELVDWLAARGPGYAEALSDRGALRIAVNQEYAKESDPVAQGDEIALFPPVTGG from the coding sequence ATGAAGATTCTCTATTTCGCCTGGTTGAGACAGAAGACCGGAGTCGGGGAGGAGGAAGTAACGCTGCCCGACAACGTCGCAACCGTGGGCGAACTGGTCGATTGGCTGGCCGCCCGCGGCCCCGGCTACGCCGAGGCGCTTTCCGACCGCGGTGCCTTGCGCATCGCCGTCAATCAGGAGTACGCCAAGGAAAGCGACCCCGTGGCCCAGGGTGATGAGATCGCCCTGTTCCCGCCCGTGACCGGCGGCTGA
- a CDS encoding threonine/serine dehydratase, protein MSLTLEDIQAAQRRLKGRVRRTPLLPATQMREPPTQGELHLKLESLQVSGSFKARGATNALLSLSEAELRRGICCASGGNHGLAVAFAGWTAGTRAVVFLPESTPEKKAAEIASWGAEVRVEGQVFDDANIAAQAFCEAEGLTYLHPFADPRIMAGQGTVGLEILEDMASLDLLLVAIGGGGLISGVARAVKALRPEVRVVGVEPEGAPTLKRSLEAGELITLEAIETVAGTLAPRRSAKANFEIIRETVEDIVLVSDEQMREAARWLWREFGVGAELSGAAALAALRSGAVSLDEGQTGCALVCGRGSDGIA, encoded by the coding sequence ATGAGCCTCACGCTGGAGGATATCCAGGCAGCCCAGCGCCGCCTTAAGGGCCGCGTGCGCCGCACGCCGCTGCTGCCCGCGACCCAGATGCGCGAGCCGCCGACCCAAGGCGAGCTTCATCTGAAGCTGGAGAGCCTCCAGGTCTCCGGCTCCTTCAAGGCGCGCGGCGCGACCAACGCTCTCCTCAGTCTCTCCGAGGCGGAACTGCGGCGCGGCATCTGCTGTGCCTCGGGCGGCAACCACGGGCTCGCGGTCGCCTTTGCGGGCTGGACGGCGGGCACGCGGGCCGTGGTCTTCCTGCCGGAATCGACGCCGGAGAAGAAGGCGGCGGAGATCGCCTCCTGGGGCGCTGAGGTGCGCGTCGAAGGCCAGGTCTTCGACGACGCCAACATCGCGGCCCAGGCCTTCTGCGAGGCGGAGGGCCTGACCTACCTGCATCCCTTCGCCGATCCGCGGATCATGGCCGGTCAGGGCACGGTGGGATTGGAGATTCTGGAGGATATGGCCTCGCTCGACCTTCTGCTGGTCGCGATCGGCGGCGGCGGCCTGATCTCAGGCGTCGCGCGGGCGGTCAAGGCGCTGAGGCCGGAGGTGCGGGTCGTCGGCGTGGAACCGGAAGGCGCGCCGACCCTGAAGCGCAGCCTGGAGGCCGGGGAGTTGATCACTCTCGAGGCGATCGAGACCGTCGCCGGAACCCTAGCGCCGCGCCGCTCGGCCAAGGCCAACTTCGAGATCATCCGGGAGACGGTCGAGGATATCGTCCTGGTCTCCGACGAGCAGATGCGCGAGGCGGCCCGCTGGCTCTGGCGGGAGTTCGGCGTGGGCGCGGAACTCTCCGGCGCTGCCGCCCTGGCCGCCCTCCGCAGCGGCGCGGTCTCGCTCGATGAAGGTCAGACAGGCTGCGCGTTGGTCTGCGGGCGCGGCTCGGACGGGATCGCCTGA
- a CDS encoding sigma-70 family RNA polymerase sigma factor: MTKGPIWSENEIQELMTGGKGLWDRFVRDHAPLIYAAVQRKLVPAGRSQDREDVAQDVFIRLIKNDFKLLRSFDASRAKLSTWLTIVASSTAIDHLRRNARPTTDIDALPEGLLSEPGKEYTWINIPEGLLSERQALVLELLYQKDMEVAEAAEFMAVDPQTVRSMHHKALTKLRAHFEAEQEAI, encoded by the coding sequence ATGACCAAGGGCCCAATCTGGAGCGAAAACGAGATCCAAGAACTGATGACCGGCGGCAAAGGGCTGTGGGATCGCTTCGTGCGCGACCATGCCCCGCTGATCTATGCCGCCGTGCAGCGCAAGCTGGTGCCCGCCGGGCGTAGCCAGGACCGCGAAGACGTCGCCCAGGATGTCTTCATCCGGCTCATCAAGAACGATTTCAAGCTGCTGAGGTCCTTCGACGCCTCGCGCGCGAAGCTTTCGACCTGGCTGACCATCGTCGCCAGCTCCACGGCCATCGATCATCTGCGGCGCAACGCGCGGCCCACCACGGACATCGACGCGCTTCCCGAGGGACTGCTGAGCGAGCCGGGCAAGGAATACACCTGGATCAACATTCCCGAGGGTCTGTTGTCCGAGCGCCAGGCGCTGGTCCTGGAACTGCTCTATCAGAAAGACATGGAGGTGGCCGAAGCGGCGGAATTCATGGCGGTCGATCCGCAGACGGTCCGCTCCATGCACCACAAGGCGCTGACCAAGCTGAGGGCGCATTTCGAAGCCGAGCAAGAAGCGATCTGA
- a CDS encoding ATP-dependent DNA helicase, translating into MVHPASPPPPDSRPGLPPAPALVAGFSEAVWLTPDGEVEHLDRLEVQRRTAKQPPLLCHAPASARRVGLERIEAYDLLELFAFVRPARTAAPTPRGLAAVLGLPAPHSLEEQALTLPRAAEALLTELAAQEAKARRQAAAVAWTMARGGWLWGPYVLAALGYGRDQQIGGTDGNRGFAVWEQLGQWSEHAPEPPPGQLSVSPEEARERLSEMLGEDAEPRRQQSDYAASAAEVFQPREAPDRPRALLAEAGTGVGKTLGYLAPASLWAEKNDGSVWISTFTRNLQQQIDGELDRLYPDAATKARRVVVRKGRENYLCLLNYEEAVAQLPARPQEVVAVGLMARWAAATRDGDMVGGDFPGWLPDLAGRARTLGLTDRRGECIYSACPHYSRCYIEKSVRRARRARIVIANHALVMVQAALGGGDEGRLPTRYVFDEGHHLFDAADSAFAAHLTGLETRELRRWLLGADASGRTAGRLRGLKRRVEDLIVDRPEDLEWLEEALRAARALPANGWHKRVLEGQPQGPLEGFLAALRTQVFARSERVGDPYSVECEPYPLNPDVAVAAERLRDALAELERPLTQIAKRLAQRLGEEEADELESEARRRIDSLVRSLERRCLLPLSAWGSLLENLLEGETPGAFVDSFLVERIEGRELDMGAHRHFIDPTAPLAEAVYKKAHGLMVTSATLTDGSGEVEEDWRAAEQRSGTIHLEEAAWRAQMPSPFDYPAQTKVFIVNDVRKDDLIQVSAAYRALFKASGGGALGLFTAISRLKAVQQKIAAELEEAGLPLYAQHVDRLDTSTLVEIFRAEADSCLLGTDAVRDGVDVPGRALRLIVFDRVPWPRPSLVHRARREHFGKKRYDDMLTRLRLKQAFGRLVRRAEDHGVFVLLDPMMPSRLLGAFPEGVEVRRCGLAEAVAETRDFLTGY; encoded by the coding sequence ATGGTTCATCCCGCCTCTCCCCCTCCCCCCGACAGCCGGCCCGGCCTGCCGCCGGCGCCTGCTCTGGTTGCCGGGTTCAGCGAAGCCGTCTGGCTGACGCCCGATGGTGAGGTGGAGCATCTCGACCGCCTGGAGGTCCAGCGCCGCACGGCCAAGCAGCCGCCGTTGCTCTGCCATGCGCCCGCCTCGGCGCGGCGGGTGGGGCTGGAGCGTATCGAGGCCTACGACCTGCTCGAACTCTTCGCCTTCGTGCGCCCGGCGCGCACCGCCGCCCCGACGCCGCGCGGCCTGGCCGCGGTCTTGGGGCTCCCCGCGCCCCACAGCCTGGAGGAACAGGCGCTCACCCTGCCGCGCGCCGCCGAGGCGCTGCTGACCGAACTGGCCGCGCAGGAGGCCAAGGCGCGCCGGCAGGCCGCCGCCGTCGCCTGGACCATGGCCCGGGGCGGCTGGCTATGGGGGCCCTACGTCCTTGCGGCCTTGGGTTACGGACGCGACCAGCAAATCGGCGGTACCGACGGCAACCGGGGGTTCGCGGTCTGGGAGCAGCTCGGCCAGTGGTCGGAACATGCGCCCGAACCGCCGCCCGGTCAGCTCTCCGTCTCGCCGGAGGAAGCGCGCGAGCGGCTCTCCGAAATGCTGGGCGAGGACGCCGAGCCGCGCCGCCAGCAGTCCGACTACGCCGCCTCCGCCGCCGAGGTCTTTCAACCGCGCGAGGCGCCCGACAGGCCGCGCGCGCTGCTGGCCGAGGCGGGAACCGGGGTGGGCAAGACCCTGGGCTATCTGGCGCCCGCCAGCCTCTGGGCCGAGAAGAACGACGGCAGCGTCTGGATCTCCACCTTCACCCGCAACCTGCAGCAGCAGATCGACGGCGAGCTGGACCGCCTCTATCCCGACGCCGCCACCAAGGCGCGGCGCGTCGTGGTGCGCAAGGGCCGCGAGAACTACCTCTGCCTGCTGAACTACGAGGAGGCGGTCGCGCAGCTGCCCGCCCGCCCGCAGGAGGTGGTGGCCGTCGGCCTGATGGCGCGCTGGGCGGCGGCCACGCGCGACGGCGACATGGTGGGCGGCGATTTTCCGGGCTGGCTGCCCGATCTCGCCGGCAGGGCGCGCACCCTGGGCCTCACCGACCGGCGCGGCGAGTGCATCTATTCGGCCTGCCCGCACTATTCGCGCTGCTATATCGAGAAATCGGTGCGCCGCGCCCGGCGCGCGCGCATCGTCATCGCCAACCATGCCCTGGTGATGGTGCAGGCGGCGCTCGGCGGCGGGGACGAGGGGCGTCTGCCCACGCGCTACGTCTTCGACGAGGGACACCACCTCTTCGATGCCGCCGACAGCGCCTTTGCAGCCCACCTGACCGGGTTGGAGACCAGAGAGCTGCGCCGCTGGCTCCTGGGCGCCGACGCCAGCGGCCGCACGGCCGGGCGGCTGCGCGGCCTGAAACGCCGCGTCGAGGACCTGATCGTCGATCGGCCCGAAGACCTGGAATGGCTGGAGGAGGCGCTGCGCGCCGCCCGCGCCCTGCCCGCCAACGGCTGGCACAAGCGCGTGCTGGAAGGCCAGCCACAGGGGCCGCTGGAAGGTTTTCTGGCCGCCCTGCGCACTCAGGTCTTCGCCCGCAGCGAGCGGGTCGGCGACCCCTATTCCGTTGAGTGCGAACCCTATCCGCTGAACCCCGATGTCGCGGTGGCGGCCGAGCGGTTGCGCGACGCCCTGGCCGAGCTGGAGCGCCCTCTAACGCAGATCGCCAAGCGGCTCGCCCAGCGCCTGGGCGAGGAGGAGGCCGACGAGCTGGAGAGCGAAGCGCGGCGGCGCATCGATTCCCTGGTGCGCAGCCTGGAGCGGCGCTGCCTGCTGCCGCTCTCTGCCTGGGGCTCTCTCTTGGAGAACCTGCTGGAGGGGGAGACGCCCGGCGCCTTCGTCGATTCCTTCCTGGTGGAACGCATTGAGGGCCGCGAGCTGGACATGGGCGCACACCGCCACTTCATCGACCCGACCGCGCCCTTGGCCGAGGCCGTCTATAAGAAGGCGCACGGGCTGATGGTGACCTCGGCGACGCTGACCGACGGCAGCGGCGAGGTGGAGGAGGACTGGCGCGCCGCCGAGCAGCGGTCCGGCACGATCCATCTGGAGGAGGCAGCCTGGCGCGCCCAGATGCCGAGCCCCTTCGACTATCCGGCCCAGACCAAGGTCTTCATCGTCAATGACGTGCGCAAGGACGACCTGATCCAGGTCTCCGCCGCCTACCGCGCGCTCTTCAAGGCCTCGGGCGGCGGCGCGCTCGGCCTCTTCACGGCGATCAGCCGCTTGAAGGCCGTGCAGCAGAAGATCGCCGCCGAGCTGGAGGAGGCGGGACTGCCGCTCTACGCCCAGCATGTCGACCGTCTGGACACCTCGACCCTGGTCGAGATCTTCCGGGCCGAGGCCGATTCCTGTCTCCTCGGGACCGATGCCGTGCGCGACGGCGTGGACGTACCGGGGCGCGCCCTGCGCCTCATCGTCTTCGACCGCGTGCCCTGGCCCCGCCCCTCTCTGGTGCATCGGGCGCGGCGCGAGCACTTCGGCAAGAAGCGCTACGACGACATGCTGACGCGGCTGCGCTTGAAGCAGGCCTTCGGGCGGCTGGTGCGCCGGGCGGAAGATCACGGCGTCTTCGTGCTGCTCGACCCCATGATGCCTTCGCGCCTGCTCGGGGCCTTTCCGGAGGGGGTGGAGGTGCGGCGCTGCGGCCTGGCCGAGGCGGTCGCGGAGACCCGCGACTTCCTGACCGGTTACTGA
- a CDS encoding lysine--tRNA ligase, producing MSEQQVLAERQLAEEARAWPFEEARKLIARTGGKTPEKGYVLFETGYGPSGLPHIGTFGEVVRTTMVRQAFQRLSDIPTRLFCFSDDMDGLRKVPDNVPNKELLQKHLHKPLTQVPDPFGTHESFGHHNNARLRAFLDSFGFEYEFQSSTDWYKSGRFDEALLQVLRCYDEVMAIMLPTLGEERRATYSPFLPVSPKSGHVLQVPILEHDAQAGTVVFEDEDGTKTELPVTGGNCKLQWKPDWGMRWYALGVDYEMSGKDLIDSVKLASRICQTLGAQAPEGFNYELFLDENGQKISKSKGNGLTVDEWLTYAPAESLSLFMYNKPRAAKKLYFDVIPKTVDDYLTFVEKFSEEEPAKRLENPVWHIHDGQTPDTASPVSFALLLNLASAANSEEASVLWGFIERYNPGITPETSPMLARLVEFALVYYRDFVKPNKSYRAPNDMERAALEDLKAELEALPADADAEAIQFQVYEVGKRHEFESLRHWFKALYEILLGQEQGPRMGSFIALYGKENFLDLLKRALAGEDLSA from the coding sequence ATGTCGGAACAGCAGGTGCTTGCCGAGCGGCAGTTGGCGGAAGAGGCGCGGGCCTGGCCCTTTGAGGAAGCGCGCAAGCTGATCGCGCGCACCGGCGGCAAAACCCCCGAGAAAGGCTACGTCCTGTTCGAGACCGGCTACGGCCCCTCCGGCCTGCCGCATATCGGCACCTTTGGCGAGGTGGTCCGCACCACGATGGTGCGTCAGGCCTTTCAGCGGCTTTCCGACATACCGACCCGGCTGTTCTGCTTTTCCGACGACATGGACGGGCTGCGCAAGGTGCCCGACAACGTGCCCAACAAGGAGCTTCTGCAAAAGCACCTGCACAAGCCCCTGACGCAGGTGCCCGATCCCTTCGGCACCCACGAGTCCTTCGGACACCACAACAATGCGCGGCTGCGCGCCTTTCTGGATTCCTTCGGTTTCGAGTACGAGTTCCAGTCTTCGACCGACTGGTACAAGTCCGGGCGTTTCGACGAGGCTCTGCTTCAGGTGCTGCGCTGCTACGACGAGGTCATGGCGATCATGCTGCCGACCCTCGGCGAGGAGCGGCGCGCGACCTACAGCCCCTTCCTGCCGGTCAGCCCCAAGAGCGGCCATGTGCTGCAGGTGCCGATCCTGGAGCACGACGCCCAGGCCGGGACCGTCGTCTTCGAGGACGAGGACGGGACCAAGACAGAGCTGCCGGTGACGGGCGGCAACTGCAAGCTCCAGTGGAAGCCCGACTGGGGCATGCGCTGGTACGCGCTGGGCGTCGATTACGAGATGTCGGGCAAGGACCTGATCGATTCCGTGAAGCTCGCCAGCCGCATCTGCCAGACGCTGGGCGCTCAGGCCCCCGAGGGCTTCAACTACGAGCTCTTCCTGGACGAGAACGGCCAGAAGATCTCCAAGTCCAAGGGCAACGGCCTGACCGTCGACGAGTGGCTGACCTACGCCCCGGCGGAGAGCCTGTCGCTGTTCATGTACAACAAGCCGCGCGCGGCCAAGAAGCTCTACTTCGACGTCATCCCAAAGACAGTGGACGACTATCTGACCTTCGTGGAGAAGTTCTCGGAGGAGGAGCCCGCAAAGCGGCTTGAGAACCCGGTCTGGCACATCCATGACGGCCAGACGCCGGACACGGCCTCGCCGGTCTCCTTCGCGCTGCTCCTGAACCTGGCGAGCGCTGCCAACAGCGAGGAAGCCTCGGTCCTCTGGGGTTTCATCGAGCGCTACAACCCCGGCATCACGCCCGAGACCTCGCCCATGCTGGCGCGGCTGGTCGAGTTCGCGCTGGTCTACTACCGGGACTTCGTGAAGCCCAACAAGTCCTACCGCGCGCCCAACGATATGGAGCGGGCCGCGCTTGAGGACCTGAAGGCGGAGCTGGAGGCCCTGCCCGCCGACGCGGACGCCGAAGCCATCCAGTTCCAGGTCTACGAAGTCGGCAAGCGCCATGAGTTCGAGAGCCTGCGCCATTGGTTCAAGGCGCTCTACGAGATCCTTTTGGGCCAGGAACAGGGGCCGCGCATGGGCTCCTTCATCGCGCTCTACGGCAAGGAGAACTTCCTGGACCTCTTGAAGCGCGCGCTGGCGGGCGAGGACCTGAGCGCCTGA